One window of the Enterobacter huaxiensis genome contains the following:
- the mutS gene encoding DNA mismatch repair protein MutS → MSTLENFDAHTPMMQQYLKLKAQHPEILLFYRMGDFYELFYDDAKRASQLLDISLTKRGASAGEPIPMAGIPHHAVENYLAKLVNQGESVAICEQIGDPATSKGPVERKVVRIVTPGTISDEALLQERQDNLLAALWQDGKGFGYATLDISSGRFRLSEPADRETMAAELQRTNPAELLYAEDFAETALIEGRRGLRRRPLWEFEIETARQQLNLQFGTRDLIGFGVENAPRGLCAAGCLLQYVKDTQRTSLPHIRSITMERQQDSIIMDAATRRNLEITQNLAGGVENTLASVLDSTVTPMGSRMLKRWLHMPVRDTATLMGRQQTIAALQDSYTELQPVLRQVGDLERILARLALRTARPRDLARMRHAFQQLPELRAQLRDVDSAPVQKLRETMGEFTELRELLERAIIDAPPVLVRDGGVIAPGYNEELDEWRALADGATDYLDKLEIRERERLGLDTLKVGYNAVHGYYIQISRGQSHMAPIHYVRRQTLKNAERYIIPELKEYEDKVLTSKGKALALEKQLYDELFDMLMPHLADLQLSAGALAELDVLVNLAERAETLNYTCPTFTDKPGIRITEGRHPVVEQVLHEPFIANPLSLAPQRRMLIITGPNMGGKSTYMRQTALIALLAYIGSYVPAQSVEIGPIDRIFTRVGAADDLASGRSTFMVEMTETANILHNATEHSLVLMDEVGRGTSTYDGLSLAWACAESLANKIKAMTLFATHYFELTQLPEKMEGVANVHLDALEHGDTIAFMHTVQDGAASKSYGLAVAALAGVPKDVIKRARQKLRELESLSPNAAATQVDGTQMSLLAPAEETSPAVEALENLDPDSLTPRQALEWIYRLKSLV, encoded by the coding sequence ATGAGTACACTAGAGAATTTCGACGCCCACACCCCCATGATGCAGCAGTATCTGAAGCTGAAAGCACAACATCCGGAAATTCTGCTGTTTTACCGTATGGGCGATTTTTACGAGCTGTTTTATGACGATGCTAAGCGCGCATCGCAGCTGCTCGACATCTCGCTGACCAAACGTGGCGCATCGGCAGGCGAACCCATCCCTATGGCAGGTATCCCGCATCACGCGGTAGAAAACTATCTGGCGAAACTGGTGAACCAGGGTGAATCCGTCGCTATTTGCGAACAGATCGGCGACCCGGCCACCTCAAAAGGCCCGGTTGAGCGCAAAGTCGTGCGCATCGTCACGCCCGGCACCATCAGCGATGAAGCCTTGCTGCAGGAGCGTCAGGATAACCTGCTGGCTGCGCTGTGGCAGGATGGCAAAGGGTTTGGCTACGCAACGCTGGATATCAGCTCCGGGCGTTTTCGCCTGAGCGAACCGGCTGACCGTGAAACCATGGCCGCAGAGCTCCAGCGTACCAATCCGGCTGAACTGCTTTACGCCGAAGACTTCGCCGAGACCGCGCTTATTGAGGGACGCCGCGGTTTGCGCCGTCGTCCGCTGTGGGAATTTGAGATTGAGACCGCACGCCAGCAGCTGAACCTGCAGTTTGGCACGCGAGACCTGATTGGCTTTGGCGTAGAAAACGCGCCACGCGGGCTCTGCGCAGCGGGCTGCCTGCTGCAGTATGTGAAGGATACCCAGCGTACTTCTCTGCCGCATATTCGCTCTATCACCATGGAGCGTCAGCAGGACAGCATCATCATGGATGCGGCCACGCGCCGTAACCTGGAGATCACGCAGAACCTGGCGGGTGGCGTAGAAAATACGCTCGCGTCGGTCCTCGACAGTACGGTGACGCCGATGGGTAGCCGCATGCTGAAACGCTGGCTGCATATGCCGGTTCGCGATACCGCTACGCTTATGGGGCGCCAGCAAACCATTGCCGCCTTGCAGGATAGCTATACCGAACTGCAGCCGGTGCTGCGTCAGGTCGGCGATCTTGAGCGTATTCTTGCCCGCCTGGCACTGCGCACAGCCCGCCCACGCGATCTTGCGCGCATGCGTCATGCGTTCCAGCAGTTACCGGAGCTGCGTGCCCAGCTGCGTGACGTCGATAGCGCGCCGGTACAGAAACTTCGCGAGACGATGGGCGAGTTCACCGAACTGCGTGAATTACTGGAGCGCGCCATCATTGACGCGCCGCCGGTCTTAGTGCGCGATGGCGGCGTGATTGCTCCCGGCTACAACGAAGAGCTGGACGAATGGCGCGCGCTGGCCGACGGCGCAACGGACTACCTGGATAAGCTGGAAATCCGCGAGCGCGAACGTCTGGGCCTCGACACCCTCAAGGTGGGATATAACGCGGTACATGGCTACTACATCCAGATCAGCCGCGGGCAGAGCCATATGGCGCCTATCCACTACGTGCGTCGTCAGACGCTGAAAAACGCTGAACGCTACATTATTCCAGAGCTGAAAGAGTACGAGGACAAGGTTCTCACCTCGAAAGGCAAAGCCCTGGCGCTGGAAAAACAGCTGTATGACGAGCTGTTTGACATGCTGATGCCGCACCTGGCAGATCTGCAGCTAAGCGCCGGCGCGCTGGCAGAACTGGACGTGCTGGTAAACCTGGCCGAGCGTGCTGAAACGCTGAACTATACCTGCCCGACCTTTACCGATAAGCCCGGCATTCGCATTACCGAAGGTCGCCATCCGGTAGTGGAACAGGTGCTCCACGAGCCGTTCATCGCTAACCCCCTGAGCCTCGCGCCTCAGCGAAGAATGCTGATCATTACCGGTCCGAATATGGGCGGTAAAAGTACCTATATGCGCCAGACGGCGCTAATCGCCCTCCTCGCGTACATCGGCAGTTACGTTCCCGCGCAAAGCGTGGAGATTGGGCCAATCGACCGTATCTTTACCCGCGTGGGTGCGGCGGACGATCTGGCAAGCGGACGCTCAACCTTTATGGTTGAGATGACTGAAACGGCCAACATCCTGCATAACGCGACGGAACACAGCCTGGTGCTGATGGACGAAGTCGGACGCGGTACGTCGACCTATGACGGCCTGTCGCTGGCGTGGGCCTGCGCTGAGAGCCTGGCCAATAAAATCAAAGCAATGACCCTGTTCGCCACGCACTATTTCGAACTGACGCAGCTGCCAGAGAAAATGGAGGGCGTAGCCAACGTCCACCTCGACGCGCTGGAACACGGAGACACGATCGCCTTTATGCACACGGTGCAGGATGGCGCAGCGAGCAAAAGCTATGGTCTGGCCGTTGCGGCACTGGCGGGTGTACCAAAAGACGTGATCAAACGCGCGCGTCAGAAACTGCGTGAACTGGAAAGCCTGTCGCCAAATGCGGCGGCCACGCAGGTTGATGGCACGCAGATGTCGCTGCTGGCGCCTGCGGAAGAGACGTCGCCTGCCGTCGAAGCGCTGGAGAACCTCGACCCGGATTCGCTGACGCCGCGTCAGGCACTGGAGTGGATTTATCGGTTGAAGAGTCTGGTTTAG
- a CDS encoding tyrosine-type recombinase/integrase, translating to MAGKQEAKPLSFKAVEMMKPGDKDKADIGENRGLRVSCGATGVKSFFYRYTSPLTGKLAQVKIGNFPQTSLAAARLKLHELKLLRQEGRCPATELKKDKLQRAIESEQAKIPELTVQGLVELYLTERIEDRKTKDGKIIPGARKPKGQAEVRRTLYGDAVKSLGTRNAAEITRQDVINLINGIVARGATVQAGNVLRELSLAYEFAIGLGRFDDSFANPALLAKSSLRQTRIKLTNGRGTRVLSEDELAKFLKWLPGSAYTPTIKNVLRLTLWTGCRTGEVCNMAWKDVDLEKGTIHLRETKTGVERYVQLSDQAIDFLKVLRLTSDKYLFPSQATKKPIQQKYLTENSWRLRESGQMLDIPHWTPHDLRRTVRTGLSRLQCPNEVAEAVLGHTRGGVEGIYNLYKYDAECRKWLQVWADYLDKLIV from the coding sequence ATGGCAGGAAAACAAGAGGCAAAGCCACTTTCGTTTAAAGCGGTAGAAATGATGAAGCCTGGCGACAAAGATAAGGCTGATATAGGCGAAAATCGTGGCTTACGTGTCTCCTGCGGTGCAACTGGGGTTAAGTCTTTTTTCTACCGTTACACAAGTCCTCTGACTGGCAAGCTTGCTCAGGTTAAAATTGGTAACTTCCCGCAGACTTCTCTCGCCGCTGCACGTCTTAAACTCCACGAATTAAAGCTCCTCCGACAGGAAGGTCGGTGCCCTGCGACTGAACTCAAAAAAGATAAGCTCCAGCGTGCGATTGAATCTGAACAAGCTAAGATCCCTGAATTGACCGTACAGGGATTAGTTGAACTGTATCTTACTGAACGTATTGAGGATCGTAAAACGAAGGACGGAAAGATCATACCCGGTGCCAGAAAGCCGAAAGGGCAGGCTGAGGTTCGTCGTACTCTCTATGGTGACGCTGTTAAAAGCTTAGGAACCCGGAATGCTGCTGAGATTACGCGCCAGGATGTCATTAATTTAATCAATGGCATTGTAGCTCGAGGGGCAACCGTACAGGCAGGGAATGTACTGAGGGAGCTTTCACTTGCATATGAATTTGCAATTGGCCTCGGGCGCTTTGATGACAGTTTTGCGAATCCAGCGTTGTTAGCAAAATCCAGCTTACGACAGACAAGAATCAAGCTCACAAATGGACGTGGAACACGAGTACTGAGTGAGGACGAGCTTGCAAAATTCCTTAAATGGCTTCCGGGTTCGGCTTATACGCCAACGATCAAAAACGTGTTACGTCTGACTCTCTGGACTGGGTGTCGTACCGGTGAGGTCTGCAATATGGCATGGAAGGATGTTGATCTTGAAAAAGGTACTATCCATCTGCGAGAAACCAAAACAGGAGTAGAGCGCTACGTACAGTTATCTGATCAGGCAATCGACTTTCTCAAAGTACTACGGCTTACCTCCGACAAATATCTGTTTCCTTCGCAAGCCACTAAGAAGCCAATTCAGCAGAAGTATTTAACTGAAAACTCATGGCGTTTACGTGAAAGCGGCCAAATGCTTGATATACCTCATTGGACACCCCACGATCTACGTCGTACAGTGCGAACAGGCTTATCTCGTTTGCAGTGTCCAAATGAGGTAGCAGAGGCCGTATTGGGGCATACACGTGGCGGCGTTGAAGGGATTTATAACTTGTATAAGTATGATGCTGAGTGTAGGAAGTGGTTACAGGTGTGGGCTGATTATTTAGATAAGCTAATTGTATGA
- a CDS encoding acyl-CoA dehydrogenase, with protein sequence MNRKLMALLMLATTLPAAATQYVKPGAVLTLNPGQGNAQFNINASTGDGSGVCDMEGAAQQIAAGENQKRRWVWNDNTSQCVAVISELNNGKTSVITRGCEGYCGASATGVMDGLFNKK encoded by the coding sequence ATGAACAGAAAATTAATGGCCTTATTGATGCTTGCTACGACGCTTCCTGCTGCGGCTACGCAGTACGTAAAGCCCGGAGCAGTGCTTACTCTGAATCCGGGACAAGGTAACGCTCAATTTAACATTAATGCCTCAACAGGGGATGGTTCGGGCGTGTGCGATATGGAAGGTGCTGCTCAGCAAATAGCAGCCGGAGAAAATCAGAAGCGTCGCTGGGTGTGGAATGATAATACCAGCCAGTGTGTTGCGGTAATCAGTGAACTGAATAATGGCAAGACTAGCGTTATAACTCGTGGCTGCGAAGGATACTGCGGGGCTTCTGCGACAGGCGTAATGGATGGCCTATTTAATAAGAAGTAA
- a CDS encoding helix-turn-helix domain-containing protein produces the protein MAKLVADSADKLVGQRIQTRRKEAGLTAADLAETIDISQQQLSRYERGTNKINIAHLVKIAVALKTPISWFFIDCMDDFNFDNMQPKYVAGLDTELKQRLDQIWIKLDHDKKKSLILFLDEFTK, from the coding sequence ATGGCTAAGCTCGTGGCAGATTCAGCGGATAAGCTGGTAGGGCAGCGTATTCAGACTAGGCGTAAGGAAGCTGGGTTAACCGCAGCTGACCTAGCGGAAACGATTGATATTTCTCAGCAACAGCTTTCCCGTTATGAACGTGGAACCAATAAGATCAATATTGCTCATTTGGTTAAGATTGCTGTTGCTTTAAAGACGCCGATAAGTTGGTTCTTTATTGACTGTATGGATGATTTCAACTTTGATAACATGCAACCTAAGTATGTGGCTGGGCTTGATACAGAACTGAAGCAACGACTAGATCAGATTTGGATAAAACTTGATCATGATAAAAAGAAAAGTTTGATTCTGTTCCTGGATGAATTCACAAAGTAA
- a CDS encoding DUF2787 family protein: MPVNQEFINLIFAEISRKPPVSLNVRAVILSFKDVSYSAENGGFHPVEFRLTSRNDEWYFDYITDFKYMGLYSELEKDIDFSWSQRYVFLSYVGDLPLGEGRDIFALWQRNFIHYHFLNTYTLNVMWES, from the coding sequence ATGCCCGTAAATCAGGAGTTCATTAATCTTATATTCGCTGAGATATCCAGAAAACCTCCCGTCAGCCTGAATGTTCGTGCCGTTATTTTATCATTCAAAGATGTCAGTTATAGTGCTGAAAACGGTGGTTTTCACCCTGTAGAGTTCAGACTGACTTCCAGAAATGATGAGTGGTATTTCGATTACATCACTGACTTCAAGTATATGGGGCTGTATTCTGAACTTGAAAAAGATATTGATTTTAGCTGGAGCCAGCGTTATGTATTCCTTTCTTATGTTGGTGATTTACCACTAGGAGAAGGACGCGACATTTTCGCGTTATGGCAGCGTAACTTTATTCACTATCACTTTCTGAATACCTACACCCTCAACGTTATGTGGGAAAGCTAA
- the radC gene encoding RadC family protein — MTMFTQRETRILDQARDIISRYYQRGVQLCSPDDVRRCVMVELAPLEHEEFGIILLDNQNQLLHREILFRGTLNSVSVHPREVIKRVLKHNAAAAILVHNHPSGEPEPSRCDIKLTKKLQELLEMLDVRLLDHFIVAGTETVSMAERGLV; from the coding sequence ATGACCATGTTTACCCAGCGTGAAACCCGTATCCTTGACCAGGCGCGTGATATTATCAGCCGGTACTACCAGCGTGGCGTTCAGCTCTGTTCCCCTGATGATGTTCGACGGTGCGTAATGGTTGAGCTGGCACCGCTTGAACATGAAGAGTTTGGCATCATCCTGCTCGATAATCAGAATCAGCTGCTGCACCGTGAAATCCTGTTCAGGGGGACGTTAAACTCGGTCAGCGTTCACCCCCGTGAAGTTATCAAACGCGTACTGAAACATAACGCCGCCGCAGCCATCCTTGTCCACAACCACCCCAGCGGCGAGCCTGAACCCAGCCGTTGCGATATCAAGTTGACTAAAAAACTACAGGAGTTGCTGGAAATGCTGGATGTACGGTTACTTGACCACTTTATCGTGGCGGGGACTGAAACGGTGTCGATGGCTGAGCGGGGGCTCGTGTGA
- a CDS encoding tyrosine-type recombinase/integrase, translating to MNRTALRQVVSVVQTTVFDAYIGGLAPSGRRGITSLLNRSASILKHGADAVGYPWEQLNYAAVAKVRAALLDDGYAVSSVNMALSALRGVAQTAFNLNYMDAETLARIRSVKRVSGDIQRKGRALDRQEIRALIQAAKQHPQHVRRCRDTAIVLTLCGTGLRAGELVKLERRDYDNGILTVRQGKGRKYREIHVADAVDKAIRAWLKVGADEADSALFRRIQRNGKVASQPLTTTGLTGILAELQQTAGIARFTPHDMRRTFITRLLEQGVDINTVRQLAGHSDISTTTRYDCRGESMKISASKLIRCF from the coding sequence ATGAACAGGACAGCGTTACGTCAGGTCGTTTCGGTGGTACAAACAACCGTGTTTGATGCGTATATTGGCGGTCTGGCACCATCGGGGCGGCGAGGTATCACCAGTCTGTTAAACCGCAGCGCCAGCATACTTAAACACGGTGCGGATGCAGTTGGTTATCCGTGGGAACAACTTAACTACGCCGCCGTCGCTAAAGTACGTGCGGCACTGCTGGATGACGGTTACGCCGTGTCGTCGGTGAACATGGCACTGTCAGCACTCCGGGGCGTGGCGCAGACAGCCTTTAACCTCAATTATATGGATGCCGAAACGCTCGCACGTATCCGGTCAGTTAAGCGCGTGAGCGGCGATATCCAGCGTAAAGGAAGGGCATTAGACAGGCAGGAAATCCGTGCGCTGATTCAGGCCGCTAAACAGCATCCGCAGCATGTACGGCGCTGTCGTGATACCGCCATTGTGCTGACGCTTTGTGGAACGGGGCTGCGGGCCGGGGAACTGGTCAAACTTGAGCGCCGGGACTATGACAATGGCATCCTGACAGTCAGACAGGGAAAGGGGCGTAAATACCGTGAAATCCACGTGGCGGATGCAGTGGATAAGGCTATTCGCGCGTGGCTGAAAGTTGGTGCAGACGAGGCTGACAGTGCGTTGTTTAGGCGAATTCAGCGCAACGGGAAAGTCGCCAGCCAACCGCTGACTACGACCGGGTTAACGGGTATCCTGGCTGAGTTACAGCAAACGGCAGGTATAGCACGTTTCACCCCGCATGATATGCGGCGGACCTTCATTACCCGCTTACTGGAGCAGGGTGTGGATATCAACACCGTCCGCCAACTGGCAGGTCACAGCGACATATCCACGACAACCCGCTATGACTGTCGTGGTGAGAGCATGAAAATCAGCGCCAGTAAACTCATCAGGTGTTTTTAG